The following are encoded in a window of Salvelinus namaycush isolate Seneca unplaced genomic scaffold, SaNama_1.0 Scaffold21, whole genome shotgun sequence genomic DNA:
- the LOC120038199 gene encoding epsin-3-like has protein sequence MTTSALRRQVKNIVHNYSEAEIKVREATSNDPWGPSSSLMSEIADLTFNVVAFAEVMGMVWKRLNDHGKNWRHVYKALTLLDYLIKTGSERVAQQCRENAFTIQTLRDFQYMDRDGRDQGGNVREKARQLVSLLRDEERLRQERSQALTTKERMAAGTGGGGGGTGTAALYGEEFIRSRGSPSSFNSSSSSPREACDLEQARPQTSGEEELQLQLALAMSREESEKLAPPPPIAMETDDDTQLQIALSLSKEEHEQCLHGNCVDDVTMPPLQDQRRLQGDESFLQRVLEESRRDSHTGTGEVRDREPWRRAGGTVTQGQGRQPDVCDSVSLQSAMSNLVDIFGPSEAPPPADDLWNAQPAVTSDPWDSVAVHSNTPVIGSPWATRPSSSSPTNPWAPSRSPTWEAPLTSSSSPVNHGWESPPPLTVDGTDRTDLFSVREEEECKGEEGPPQPGSPTGLDLFGERVLSPEVNGRGGGSPEMFDLSRLGPPQGSAAPRMCRTPEAFLGPTGASLVNLDALIPPNPPSRTHNNPFLLGLCVPSPTNPFHCDQPRLTLNQMLRPCSTSPLPPHTLPYSPSLPLPLPHHIQPSPGLLDLPSNLPHPLLPLSPAPAHRVPPQSHTHSHNPFL, from the exons ATGACGACCTCAGCGTTGCGTCGCCAGGTGAAGAACATTGTTCACAACTACTCTGAGGCAGAGATCAAG GTGCGCGAGGCGACGTCCAACGACCCGTGGGGCCCCTCCTCCTCGCTGATGTCAGAGATCGCTGACCTCACCTTTAACGTGGTGGCGTTTGCTGAGGTCATGGGCATGGTCTGGAAGCGCCTCAACGACCACGGGAAGAACTGGAGACACGTCTACAAG GCCCTGACGCTGCTCGACTACTTGATCAAGACCGGCTCAGAGAGAGTGGCTCAGCAGTGCCGCGAGAACGCATTCACCATACAG ACGCTGCGTGACTTCCAGTACATGGACCGGGATGGCCGTGACCAGGGGGGCAACGTGAGGGAGAAGGCCCGCCAGCTGGTGTCTCTACTCAGGGACGAGGAACGGCTCAGACAGGAGAGGAGCCAGGCATTGACGACTAAAGAACGCATGGCGGCTGGaacggggggaggaggaggagggacggg TACGGCAGCTCTCTACGGGGAAGAGTTCATCCGCTCCCGGGGCTCGCCCTCCTCCTTTAACT cctctTCATCCTCTCCTCGTGAAGCATGTGATCTAGAACAGGCCCGCCCCCAGACCAGCGGAGAGGAGGAGCTACAGTTACAGCTGGCCCTGGCCATgagcagagaggagagtgagaag CTGGCCCCGCCTCCTCCCATTGCTATGGAGACAGATGATGACACACAGCTACAGATAGCTCTGAGCCTTAGCAAAGAGGAGCAcgagcag TGTCTCCATGGAAACTGTGTTGATGATGTCACCATGCCGCCTCTGCAGGACCAGCGTCGTCTCCAAGGAGACGAGTCGTTTTTACAGAGAGtcctggaggagagcaggagggACAGTCACACAGGGACAGGggaggtgagagacagagagccctggaggagagcaggagggACAGTCACACAGGGACAGGggag ACAACCAGATGTTTGTGATTCTGTTTCTCTCCAGTCCGCCATGTCCAACCTGGTGGATATCTTTGGCCCCTCTGAGGCTCCGCCCCCAGCTGACGACCTCTGGAATGCCCAGCCTgctgtgacctctgacccctgggACTCTGTGG CAGTCCACTCCAACACTCCTGTGATTGGTAGTCCCTGGGCGACCCGCCCCTCCTCCAGCAGCCCAACCAATCCCTGGGCTCCGTCACGCTCTCCCACCTGGGAAGCTCCGCTCACATCATCATCCAGCCCTGTCAATCACGGCTGGGAGAGCCCGCCCCCTCTTACAGTGGACGGTACTGATAGGACGGATCTCTTCTCtgtcagggaggaggaggagtgtaaaggagaggagggaccACCTCAACCTGGCAGTCCtactg GACTAGACCTGTTTGGGGAGCGTGTTCTGTCCCCCGAGGTCAACGGGCGAGGGGGGGGCAGTCCGGAGATGTTTGACCTGTCCCGTCTCGGCCCCCCCCAGGGCTCCGCGGCCCCCCGGATGTGTCGCACCCCAGAAGCCTTCCTGGGACCTACGGGGGCGTCGCTCGTCAATCTGGACGCACTCATCCCCCCTAATCCTCCTAGCAGGACCCACAACAACCCCTTCCTCTTag gtctgtGTGTTCCCTCTCCCACCAACCCATTCCACTGTGACCAGCCTCGTCTCACGCTCAACCAGATGCTCCGTCCCTGTTCCACCTCCCCACTCCCCCCTCACACTCTCCCCTacagcccctctctccccctccctctcccacacCACATCCAGCCCTCCCCCGGCCTCCTGGACCTCCCCTCTAAcctcccccatcccctcctccccctctcccccgcCCCGGCCCACCGCGTGCCGCCccaatctcacacacacagccacaaccCCTTCCTCTGA